DNA from Arthrobacter sp. SLBN-112:
CTCACGATTGTCGGTGTCACGTACCTGTTCGCCATCGCGCAGAACAACGGCACCATTGACCTGCTGGTCCGCGGCGCCGTCCGTCTGGTGGGCAGCCGCGTTGCCCTCATCCCGTGGGTCATGTTCGCGATCACCGCCGTCATTACGGCCGTGGGTGCACTGTCTCCCGCCGCCGTCGCCATCATCGCCCCCATCGCACTGAGCTTCGCCGGTAAGTACAAGATCAGCCCGCTGCTGATGGGCATGATGGTGATCCACGGGGCGCAGGCGGGCGGTTTTTCGCCCATTGCCGTCTACGGCGTCACCGTCAACGGCATCCTGGCCAAGACCGACCTTGCCTTCAGCCCCACCGCGCTCTTCCTCTCGAGCTTCATTTTCAACCTGGTCATTGCCCTGGTGCTCTTCGTGGTCCTGGGCGGGCGGAACCTCCTGTCCTCCAAGGTGGGCCACTTCGTGGAGCAGGCGGCTGAGGCCAGGATGGCCGTCAGCGTTGGTGCCAAGGCCGGCACGGATGTCCCCTTCAAGGGGTTCGGCTCCGGCATGTACGGTCCCCGGGACCCCGCGGGCGACGGCGTCGCAGCCACCAGGGAACGCAAGGAGCGGATTCCCCAGCTGGTCACTATCGCCGGCCTGATCGCCCTGGCCGTCGTGGCACTTGGCTTCAAGATGGACGTCGGCTTCGTGTCCATCACCATCGCCATCGTGCTGGCCCTGGTGTCACCCGCGGCCCAGAAGGGCGCCATCAACAAGATCAGCTGGTCCACTGTGCTGCTGATCTGCGGCATGCTGACCTTCGTAGGCGTGCTGGAGGAAGCCGGCACCATCGAATTCGTCTCCAATGGCGTGGCCGGCATGGGCATGCCGCTGCTGGCAGCCCTCCTCATCTGCTTCATCGGCGCCGTCGTATCCGCTTTTGCCTCCTCCACCGCCATCCTGGCCGCCCTCATCCCCTTGGCCGTTCCGTTCCTCTCCACCGGCGAGATCGGTGCCGTCGGCGTCATCTGCGCACTGGCGGTGTCCGCCACCATCGTGGACGTCTCACCGTTCTCCACCAACGGTGCCCTGGTCCTGGCCAACGCCCCGGAAAGCGTGGACAAGGACCAGTTCTACAAGCGGATCCTGGGCTACAGCGGCATCGTCATCGTGGCCGGCCCCGTCCTGGCATGGCTGGCGCTGGTAGTGCCCGGCTGGCTCTAGCCACAGCTGCACCCGCCGGCGTTCCGCCACCCGTTCCAGAAAGGTAACCCAGACCATGAGCACCGAAAACCGCCAAGGCCCGCTGGCCGGGCACACCGTCGTCGACCTCAGCCGCGCACTGGCCGGACCCCACGCAGGCATGATGCTGGCGGACCTCGGCGCCCGCGTCATCAAGGTGGAAAACCCGGGGACCGGTGACGACACCCGCGGGTGGGGGCCGCCCTTCGTCGGCCCCGAAGACGACCTCCAGTCCACCTACTTCATGTCCTGCAACCGCAACAAGGAGTCCATCAGCCTGGACCTGAAGAGCGGCGACGGCCAGGCGGTGCTCCGCGGGCTGCTGGAGCGGGCGGACGTGGTGGTCGAGAACTTCCGCCCCGGGGTCATGGACCGGCTGGGCTTCTCCACCGCAGCCATGCATGAGCTCAACCCCCGGCTGGTGATCCTGTCCATCACGGGCTTTGGCCACGACGGGCCCGAGTCCCAGCGCAGCGGCTACGACCAGATCCTGCAGGGCGAGGCGGGCCTCATGTCCCTCACTGGGTCCGGCCCTGACGATCCCCAACGCGTCGGTGTCCCGATTGCCGACCTGCTCTCCGGCATGAACGGCGCCTTCGGTGTGCTGGCCGCGCTGGTTGAACGTGAGCGGACCGGCCAGGGCAAGGTGGTGCGCACCTCGCTGCTGGCGTCGCTGATCGGAGTCCATGCGTTCCAGGGCACCAGGACAACGGTTGCCGGCGAGGTTCCGCAGGCCCAGGGCAACCACCACCCTTCGATCGCACCCTACGGCCTGTTCAACTGCAAGGACGGGAGCGTGCAGATCAGCGTGGGCAGCGAGAAGCTGTGGCAGTCATTTGCATCGGCCTTCGGCCTGGACCCGGCCGCCCCCGGCTTTGCCAGCAACGCCGAAAGGGTGCGGAACCGCGCAGGGGTGATTGCCGCCGTCGAACGCGCCTTCGCCAGCTACGGTGCGGTGGAACTGCTGGAAAAACTGAACGACGCCGGGATCCCGGCAGGGAAGGTCCGCTCGCTTGATGAGGTGTACGCCTGGGAACAGGTGGCGTCCCAGGGGCTCGTGGTGGATGTGGATCACCCGCTGCTCGGAAAGGTGAGCCTGCCGGGTCCGCCGCTGCGGTTTTTCGCCCCCGGGGATGCGGCTGAGACCACCCTGACGGAGCACGATGCACCGCCGCTGCTGGACGAGGACGGGCCGGCGATCCGCGAGTGGCTGGGCCTGGCTTCTGCAACGGCCGGGGCGAAATAGCATGCCGGTGAAGGAAAAGGTGCGGCACCTGAACGCAACCGAACTCCTGGAGGCCGTGGTGGATGCGGGGTCGTTCGTCTCCTGGGACGCGGAACCGGAACAGCCGGAAGTGTCCGAGGAGTACGCCCAGGACCTGGCCAAGGCGCGCGAACGCAGCGGCGCCGATGAGTCGGTGATCACCGGTGCCGGCCTTATCCGCGGCCGCCGCGTGGCCCTGATCGTCAGCGAATTCTCCTTCCTGGCCGGTTCCATCGGCCACGCCGCGGCACAACGGATCGTCGCCGCCGTCGAACGTGCCACCGCCGAGGGGCTGCCCCTGCTGGCCGGACCCGCCTCCGGGGGAACCCGGATGCAGGAAGGGACGCTCGCTTTCCTGTCCATGGTGAAGATCACCGGCGCCGTCCGGGCGCACCGCCAGGCCGGCCTGCCGTACCTCGTCTACCTGCGGCATCCCACCACAGGCGGTGTCATGGCATCCTGGGGTTCGTTGGGGCATATCAACGTTGCGGAGCCGGGAGCACTGCTGGGATTCCTTGGTCCCCGGGTTTATGAGGCGCTGTACGGGGAGGCGTTCCCGGAGAATGTGCAGGTAGCGGAAAACCTCTTCAACAAGGGGCTCATCGACGGCGTGGTGGAACCGGGCGACCTGGCCGACCTGGTGGGGCGGGCGCTGGACATCCTGAAGCCCGCGGCAGCAGCAGCCGCCGGCTCTGTAGCATCGGTGCCCTTGCCGTCCACGCTGTCGGTGCGGCCGGCCGACGTGGATGCCTGGACGTCCATCGGGATTTCCCGCCGGCCGCGGCGGCCGGACCTGCGCCAGCTGCTGAAGTTCGGCGCCACGGACGCCCTTCCCCTGAACGGGACCGGGCAGGGGGAGAAGGACCCCGGGTTGCTCCTGGCGCTGGCGCGCTTTGGCACCCAGTCGTGCATCGTGCTGGGCCACGCCCGCCCGCTGCGGAAGGACGCCGCCGGAATGGGGCCGGGTTCACTGCGTGAGGCGCGCCGCGGCATGAAGCTGGCGGAGGAACTGCGGCTGCCGCTGCTCACCGTCATTGACACCGCCGGGGCCGCGTTGTCGCAGGAGGCGGAGGAGGGCGGACTTGCCGGGGAAATTGCCCGCTCCCTGCATGAGCTGATCGGCCTGGAATCGCCGTCGGTTTCCGTGCTGCTTGGCCAGGGCGCCGGCGGGGGAGCGCTTGCGCTGCTGCCCGCGGACAGGACTATTGCTGCCCAGCACAGCTGGCTCTCGCCGCTGCCTCCCGAGGGTGCCAGTGCCATTGTGCACCGGACCACCGGGTTCGCCCCGGCCATGGCCCAGGCGCAGGGAGTAAACGTCGCCGCGCTGTATGGGCACGGCCTGGTGGACCACATAGTGGATGAGCGTGATGATGCTTCGCTGGAGCCGCGCGAATTCTGCACCCGGATGGCCCGGGCCATTGAGTATGAACTCGGCTCGGTGGCGGGCATTCCGGTGCCGGAACTCGTGGTTGCCAGGGCCCGGAAGTTCGCAAGCCTCGGCGGCAGCTGACGGTGGGCGCTTATTAGTGCCAAGCCCGGAGACGCCGGAGCTGTGTTCCCGGCGTCTCCTACAGCCGGTCCGGTATGTACACGGCCATGAGGACGCCAGTGGCAGTGGAGTTGGCTTCGAGGAGCCTCAGCGGTGTTTTGATGCCGCCGGCGAAGAGCTGTTGGCCGCTGCCCAGTACCAGGGGATGGATCATGAGCAGGTACTCGTCGATTTGATCGGCTGCCATGAGCGCGCGGATCAGCACTCCGCTGCCCATGATCACGAGGTTCGCCGGGGAGGTTTCACGGAGTTCCTTCACCGCCGCGGGAACATCACCGTGAAGGAGGGTTGAATTCGGCCATTCAAGCTTCAGGTCGGGGTCCCCGGAGGCGACATATTTGGGCGTGCTGTTCAAGGCTTCCTTGAAGGGGCCTCCCTGGGCGTTCCAGGACTCCAGGAGCTGCATGTATGTGCGCCGCCCGAAGAGGAAGGCATGGTGGGCACCCATCCGTTCGCCCATCTTCTGGACTATTGCCTCGTCGGCATACGGAACCGCCCACCCGCCGGTGAATCCACCCCGTGGATCTTCGTCAGGCCGGCCTGGTCCCTGCATGACGCCGTCGAGCGTCACGTGGTTCATCACGATGACCTTGCCCATCGTGGTCAGCCTTTCCTAAGGGGCCCTGGCGCGAGCCGGCTAACCTACTTCCGCTGCCGGGCCCTTGCCCTGTGGGCGTTGGAACGGAGCTGCAGGATTCGCGCGCCGCCCGCTACGGCTACCAGCACCCCGCCTGTCACGGCTGCGATGAACAGTGCCATGCCCAGCGGGACTGCGCCCTCGAAGCCCAGGAATTTCACCAAGGCCTGTTCCTGGTTCTGCAGGATGAAGACGATCAGCAGGATGAGCAGCACTAAGGCAGCAACCACCGCTGCCCAGATGACTCCGGCGCGGGTGACCTTGCGATCGGCAGTGCCGCCGGCAGCGGGCCCGGGGGCCGTTGCGGTGCCGGATGTTCCCGTTGTTCCTCCAGTTCCCGGCACATCCGGTGCGTAGGACGGGGCGCCGCTGTAGCTTGCTGCCCGGTCTCCTGCCGGCTGGGCAGCGTTCGATGGCGTGGTGTTGACGTCCGGTTCAGGCCGGCGGTCCGGTCCTGGCGTGTACTGTCCTGCGCTCATGTTCGTCCCCTTTCGCAGAATGCTAAGCATGCTTATTGTGCAACCATAGCCGTCCGCGTTGCTGTGGCACAACGAACGGTACAGCGGCCTGCCGTCAATTGGCCGTCCGGGATTGGACAGCCAGGGCCGCTTTCATGACGAAGGGGTCCTCACATGAGAACCCCTCCTTTGGCACCTGCCCGGGCCGGTTGTGCGGGTCAATTTTGCCCGTGTCATTCGGGCCCCGGTATCAGACCCTCTCCCTGCTCCGTTCGCCGGAGGGGGTGCTGGACGCAGATGTCCTGTGCCAGCTGGGGAAGGCCCAGAACGTAAATTCCTGTTCCTTGGCCGGCTTCTCCGGAGTTTCCGCAGGGGTTTCCGTTTCCGCTTCGGGCCGGCGCTTGGTTTCTTTCCTGGCGCCCCACCCGAAGTCCTTGCTCGATGCGTAGCACATCACAGACCTCCTCATGGTGACTGCCCTTTAATCGTCCTCCTGAATGGCGGCGGAGTCGATACGCAAGCGAAGTCCGGAAGGGCGCCGCGGCATGCAGGGCACTGCAGCAGGCAGGGCGCCACGGCCTCCCCAAAACGTCAGCCGGGGATCCTTTCCGGTCTGTCAGCCGCCGTCCACCATGTCCTGGGCCTCCTGCGGGCGGTGGAACTCGCAGGGCCCGGGATGCCGCAGGGGGAGGAGGCAGGTCCGGCCCGTAGGGAGGTGGACCAGTGCGCACCGGCCTGTCATTGCCAGGTCTTCCCTGACGTTCGAGTTGCTCATGTCCGGACGTCCGTCGTCTGCCGTCATGGTGGTTTCGATGCTTGGGGCAGGGTGTTCAACGTTCATGGTGGGGCAACTCCTCATCGGGTGGAGGGCGAATGGAGGGCGCTGAAAGGTGCTTTTCCAGTGTGCTCCACCGGGGTTACCAGTGGATTAAGCAGACGTTAGGAACAGGTCAACAACGTCTTGGGACCAACAAGTGCACCGGGCCCCCGTCCCTCTAGCAGCCCAACTGGTGCGCAACCTGCAGGAGGAGGGCTTCGGAGCCCATGCGGCCCACGAGTTGGATTCCCATGGGTAGTCCGCTGCCGGGGGCGCCGCCGGTCCAGTGCACGGGAAGGGTGATGGCCGGCAGGCCGCACACATTCACCATCGAGGACCACGGGGCGAATTCGCACTGTTTCCGGTAGTCGCCGTCGGCATCCCCGGGCCACTGGGCCGACGGCCAGCGCTCACTGCCGTGCGCAGTGCCGGTGAACCACCCCACCGGCCGTGGCGTCTGCGCCAGGGCGGGCATCAGCATCAGGTCCCACTGCCCATACTGCACCAGGGTGTCGTGCTGGAACTGCCGCAGGAATGCCAGGGCCTCGGCGAGTTTGGCGGGGCTGCGCTGCTGGGCGCGGCGCCTAAAGGTCCGGGTCAGGGGTGCCAGCAACGCTTCACGCGACGGGGTGATCCGGGCCGCGCCGACGCCGGCGGTCCAGGCTGTGGTGAAGGCATCCGGGTAGCGGTTGTCGTAGCGGATGGCAGCGTCACCCAGGCTGTGGCCCGCGTGTTCCAGGAGGGCTTCGCCGGCTTGGAGCGCGTCCAGGGCCTCCTGTTCCGGCGTAAAGGGGAACGTGGCGGACCACGGGCTGTCCAGCGTGACGCCGATCCGCAGCCGTGGCGGCTTCCCTTCTTGCACTGCCCGAAGGTACTGGTTTCCCGGTGCCAGGACGTCCATCATCAGTGCTGCGTCCTCGGCGTTGCGGGCGAGAGGGCCCGGCACCACCAGCCGCGCAGGATCGCCGGCACTTTCCCCGGCTGCCACCAGTCCCCGGCCCGGCTTGAGGCCCACCAGACCGCAGGCGGCTGCCGGGATGCGCACTGAGCCGCCGCCGTCGGTCCCCGGGGCGAAAGGCAGCAGGCCCGCCGCCACGGCGGCGGCACTGCCGCCGGAGGAACCTCCCGAACTCCGGCTGGGTGCATGCGGATTGCGCGACGGCGGCGCCACGCGGTTTTCGCTGTACGCCGTCAGCCCGAATTCAGGCACCTGCGTCTTGCCCAGCGAAACCACGCCGGCCTCCTTGAAGAGGGAGACCAGCGGAGCGTCCGTGGGGGCAGGTTTGTGGTCGAGGGCGGCGCTGCCGTGCGTGGTCACCACACCGGCCACATCGGTCAGGTCCTTGAAGGCAAGCGGCATG
Protein-coding regions in this window:
- a CDS encoding SLC13 family permease, whose translation is MSAPVLSIIILAAMFLLATVLPLNMGALAFVGAFLLGAVVLGMSTNEILANFPGGLFLTIVGVTYLFAIAQNNGTIDLLVRGAVRLVGSRVALIPWVMFAITAVITAVGALSPAAVAIIAPIALSFAGKYKISPLLMGMMVIHGAQAGGFSPIAVYGVTVNGILAKTDLAFSPTALFLSSFIFNLVIALVLFVVLGGRNLLSSKVGHFVEQAAEARMAVSVGAKAGTDVPFKGFGSGMYGPRDPAGDGVAATRERKERIPQLVTIAGLIALAVVALGFKMDVGFVSITIAIVLALVSPAAQKGAINKISWSTVLLICGMLTFVGVLEEAGTIEFVSNGVAGMGMPLLAALLICFIGAVVSAFASSTAILAALIPLAVPFLSTGEIGAVGVICALAVSATIVDVSPFSTNGALVLANAPESVDKDQFYKRILGYSGIVIVAGPVLAWLALVVPGWL
- a CDS encoding dihydrofolate reductase family protein, whose protein sequence is MGKVIVMNHVTLDGVMQGPGRPDEDPRGGFTGGWAVPYADEAIVQKMGERMGAHHAFLFGRRTYMQLLESWNAQGGPFKEALNSTPKYVASGDPDLKLEWPNSTLLHGDVPAAVKELRETSPANLVIMGSGVLIRALMAADQIDEYLLMIHPLVLGSGQQLFAGGIKTPLRLLEANSTATGVLMAVYIPDRL
- a CDS encoding carboxyl transferase domain-containing protein, with protein sequence MPVKEKVRHLNATELLEAVVDAGSFVSWDAEPEQPEVSEEYAQDLAKARERSGADESVITGAGLIRGRRVALIVSEFSFLAGSIGHAAAQRIVAAVERATAEGLPLLAGPASGGTRMQEGTLAFLSMVKITGAVRAHRQAGLPYLVYLRHPTTGGVMASWGSLGHINVAEPGALLGFLGPRVYEALYGEAFPENVQVAENLFNKGLIDGVVEPGDLADLVGRALDILKPAAAAAAGSVASVPLPSTLSVRPADVDAWTSIGISRRPRRPDLRQLLKFGATDALPLNGTGQGEKDPGLLLALARFGTQSCIVLGHARPLRKDAAGMGPGSLREARRGMKLAEELRLPLLTVIDTAGAALSQEAEEGGLAGEIARSLHELIGLESPSVSVLLGQGAGGGALALLPADRTIAAQHSWLSPLPPEGASAIVHRTTGFAPAMAQAQGVNVAALYGHGLVDHIVDERDDASLEPREFCTRMARAIEYELGSVAGIPVPELVVARARKFASLGGS
- a CDS encoding amidase yields the protein MAELHELSALALRDLLRNGTVSATDAAAHFLARIDRQNPLLGAFITVTAEQAMEQARVADALHARADSGDLPPLHGMPLAFKDLTDVAGVVTTHGSAALDHKPAPTDAPLVSLFKEAGVVSLGKTQVPEFGLTAYSENRVAPPSRNPHAPSRSSGGSSGGSAAAVAAGLLPFAPGTDGGGSVRIPAAACGLVGLKPGRGLVAAGESAGDPARLVVPGPLARNAEDAALMMDVLAPGNQYLRAVQEGKPPRLRIGVTLDSPWSATFPFTPEQEALDALQAGEALLEHAGHSLGDAAIRYDNRYPDAFTTAWTAGVGAARITPSREALLAPLTRTFRRRAQQRSPAKLAEALAFLRQFQHDTLVQYGQWDLMLMPALAQTPRPVGWFTGTAHGSERWPSAQWPGDADGDYRKQCEFAPWSSMVNVCGLPAITLPVHWTGGAPGSGLPMGIQLVGRMGSEALLLQVAHQLGC
- a CDS encoding LapA family protein; this encodes MSAGQYTPGPDRRPEPDVNTTPSNAAQPAGDRAASYSGAPSYAPDVPGTGGTTGTSGTATAPGPAAGGTADRKVTRAGVIWAAVVAALVLLILLIVFILQNQEQALVKFLGFEGAVPLGMALFIAAVTGGVLVAVAGGARILQLRSNAHRARARQRK
- a CDS encoding CaiB/BaiF CoA transferase family protein, with protein sequence MSTENRQGPLAGHTVVDLSRALAGPHAGMMLADLGARVIKVENPGTGDDTRGWGPPFVGPEDDLQSTYFMSCNRNKESISLDLKSGDGQAVLRGLLERADVVVENFRPGVMDRLGFSTAAMHELNPRLVILSITGFGHDGPESQRSGYDQILQGEAGLMSLTGSGPDDPQRVGVPIADLLSGMNGAFGVLAALVERERTGQGKVVRTSLLASLIGVHAFQGTRTTVAGEVPQAQGNHHPSIAPYGLFNCKDGSVQISVGSEKLWQSFASAFGLDPAAPGFASNAERVRNRAGVIAAVERAFASYGAVELLEKLNDAGIPAGKVRSLDEVYAWEQVASQGLVVDVDHPLLGKVSLPGPPLRFFAPGDAAETTLTEHDAPPLLDEDGPAIREWLGLASATAGAK